The proteins below are encoded in one region of Apodemus sylvaticus chromosome 13, mApoSyl1.1, whole genome shotgun sequence:
- the Esco1 gene encoding N-acetyltransferase ESCO1 isoform X1: protein MSIQEKSKENSSKITKESEDENLEQEIEGSQNSPAKKSGSKEAEKAPVRFSNKSKINQSEFGMRMSTRSASCSADKNATNSINKNIVTVKGQSQSSQKKKLCQEKLSLVTFKGNEQLNRRSQRLQQLTECTTRSLRSREIQGQIHTVKQNLQPSRKEQWNSTQCNKVNQKHVKRKVLEIKSDCKEDRHSVTNEVINSPKGKKRKVQHQTTSTCSSQCNQGSEKCLQKTIRKEDIKPVPVTAEIKKLKAATSVVSKKNELRKSAHTQVSTSTKFPQTPLPLVPEHSIDHESEQAGKSKRGSILQLCEEIAGEIESDTVEVKKELSCVESVKEEKPAEVKLEGTDAERQILHKETNQDVQCNRFFPSRKTKPVKCILNGINSSTKKNSNWTKIKLSKFNSVQQHKLDSQVSPKLSLLQTGLSTPVLEMPHPVSQSMFLEMKPHDNITCQRDKMKGIKSEEVKINNIAIEINKGTKRAPGNCNLDNHIKPSPDSLLDNQMKHSCESAPDQNFSICSASEVETNPLENTAAVSTLLSQAKIDGDRKFPGSAPNQQHSVLSNEASINRKNRDIPPNHSQLKCNSHLEITIPKSLKLKDSEKVDEKQLVIDAGHKRFGAVSCNICGMLYTASNPEDETQHLLFHNQFISAVKYVGWKKERILAEYPDGRIIMVLPEDPKYALKKVDEIREMVDNDLGFQQAPLMCYSRTKTLLFISNDKKVVGCLIAEHIQWGYRVIEEKLPVIRSEEEKVRFERQKAWCCSTLPEPAICGISRIWVFSMMRRKKIASRMIECLRSNFIYGSYLSKEEIAFSDPTPDGKLFATQYCGTGQFLVYNFINGQNTT, encoded by the exons ATGTCCATTCAggagaaatcaaaagaaaattcttccaaAATTACTAAAGAAAGTGAAGATGAGAATTTAGAACAAGAAATTGAAGGTTCTCAAAACAGTCCAGCAAAGAAATCAGGCTCCAAGGAAGCTGAAAAGGCACCGGTTAGATTTTccaacaaaagtaaaataaatcagtCTGAATTTGGAATGCGAATGAGTACAAGGTCAGCATCATGTTCAGCTGATAAAAATGCTACTAACtccattaataaaaatatagtaacTGTGAAGGGACAATCTCAATCTtcacaaaagaagaaattatgtCAGGAAAAATTATCACTTGTAACTTTCAAAGGGAATGAACAGCTTAACCGCAGATCACAAAGACTGCAACAGTTAACAGAGTGTACAACAAGGTCTTTGCGCAGTAGAGAGATTCAGGGTCAAATTCACACAGTTAAACAGAATTTGCAACCATCAAGAAAAGAACAGTGGAACAGTACTCAATGTAATAAAGTAAATCAAAAGCATGTGAAAAGGAAAGTGCTTGAAATAAAGTCTGATTGTAAGGAGGACAGACATTCAGTTACAAATGAAGTAATAAATTCTCCCAAAGGAAAGAAGCGCAAAGTACAGCATCAGACAACTTCTACTTGTAGTTCTCAGTGTAACCAAGGATCTGAAAAATGTCTCCAGAAGACTATTagaaaagaagatataaaacCCGTGCCTGTAACTGCtgagattaaaaaattaaaagcagctACTTCAGTGGTCTCTAAAAAGAATGAACTGAGAAAATCAGCTCATACACAAGTGAGTACTAGCACAAAATTCCCCCAAACTCCACTGCCATTAGTGCCTGAACACAGTATTGACCATGAATCGGAGCAAGCTGGAAAGAGCAAAAGAGGGAGCATTCTCCAACTTTGTGAAGAAATTGCTGGTGAAATTGAATCAGATACTGTAGAGGTAAAAAAGGAATTGTCATGTGTGGAAAGTGTAAAGGAGGAGAAGCCTGCAGAAGTAAAATTGGAAGGGACTGATGCTGAAAGACAAATACTCCATAAAGAAACAAACCAGGATGTGCAGTGCAATCGTTTCTTTCCCAGTAGGAAAACAAAGCCAGTGAAATGCATACTAAATGGAATAAATAGCTCAACGAAGAAGAACTCCAACTGGACTAAAATTAAACTCTCAAAATTTAACTCTGTGCAGCAACATAAATTGGACTCTCAAGTGTCTCCtaagttgagcttattacaaacTGGTTTGTCAACACCAGTTTTAGAAATGCCTCATCCAGTGTCTCAAAGTATGTTTTTAGAGATGAAACCGCATGATAATATAACTTGCCAACGGGATAAAATGAAAGGAATTAAATCTGAAGAagttaaaattaataatattgcTATTGAAATTAATAAAGGCACAAAAAGGGCTCCTGGAAATTGTAATTTGGATAATCATATTAAACCCTCTCCTGACTCATTATTGGATAATCAGATGAAACATTCTTGTGAGTCAGCACCAGATCAG AATTTCAGCATATGTTCAGCGTCTGAGGTGGAGACTAATCCTTTAGAAAACACTGCTGCTGTTTCAACTCTTCTCAGTCAAGCTAAGATTGATGGGGACAGAAAATTTCCAG GTTCAGCTCCTAATCAGCAGCACAGTGTACTCAGTAATGAAGCATCTATCAACAGAAAGAACAG GGATATACCACCAAATCATTCTCAGCTGAAGTGTAATTCTCATTTAGAGATAACAATTCCAAAGTCCTTGAAACTGAAAGACTCAGAGAAAGTGGATGAAAAACAGCTGGTCATA GATGCAGGACACAAAAGATTTGGAGCAGTGTCCTGTAATATCTGTGGAATGCTCTATACGGCTTCAAATCCAGAAGATGAAACCCAGCACCTGCTTTTCCACAACCAGTTTATAAGTGCTGTAAAGTATGTG ggctggaaaaaagaaagaattcttgCTGAATATCCTGATGGTAGGATAATAATggttcttcctgaagacccaaAGTATGCCCTGAAAAAG GTTGATGAAATTAGAGAGATGGTTGACAATGATCTGGGTTTCCAACAGGCTCCATTGATGTGCTATTCCAGAACTAAGACACTTCTCTTTATTTCTAATGACAAAAAAGTAGTTGGTTGCCTAATTGCAGAACATATTCAGTGG GGCTATCGAGTTATAGAAGAGAAACTTCCAGTTATCAggtcagaagaagaaaaagtccGATTTGAAAGGCAAAAAGCCTGGTGCTGCTCAACACTACCAGAGCCTGCAATATGTGGGATCAGTCGGATATGGGTGTTCAGCATGATGAGGCGGAAGAAGATAGCTTCTCGAATGATCGAATGCCTAAG
- the Esco1 gene encoding N-acetyltransferase ESCO1 isoform X2: MSIQEKSKENSSKITKESEDENLEQEIEGSQNSPAKKSGSKEAEKAPVRFSNKSKINQSEFGMRMSTRSASCSADKNATNSINKNIVTVKGQSQSSQKKKLCQEKLSLVTFKGNEQLNRRSQRLQQLTECTTRSLRSREIQGQIHTVKQNLQPSRKEQWNSTQCNKVNQKHVKRKVLEIKSDCKEDRHSVTNEVINSPKGKKRKVQHQTTSTCSSQCNQGSEKCLQKTIRKEDIKPVPVTAEIKKLKAATSVVSKKNELRKSAHTQVSTSTKFPQTPLPLVPEHSIDHESEQAGKSKRGSILQLCEEIAGEIESDTVEVKKELSCVESVKEEKPAEVKLEGTDAERQILHKETNQDVQCNRFFPSRKTKPVKCILNGINSSTKKNSNWTKIKLSKFNSVQQHKLDSQVSPKLSLLQTGLSTPVLEMPHPVSQSMFLEMKPHDNITCQRDKMKGIKSEEVKINNIAIEINKGTKRAPGNCNLDNHIKPSPDSLLDNQMKHSCESAPDQNFSICSASEVETNPLENTAAVSTLLSQAKIDGDRKFPGSAPNQQHSVLSNEASINRKNRDIPPNHSQLKCNSHLEITIPKSLKLKDSEKVDEKQLVIDAGHKRFGAVSCNICGMLYTASNPEDETQHLLFHNQFISAVKYVVLLINHHECGSEEEFITSLFLSMSNFRYTQRSLLPY, translated from the exons ATGTCCATTCAggagaaatcaaaagaaaattcttccaaAATTACTAAAGAAAGTGAAGATGAGAATTTAGAACAAGAAATTGAAGGTTCTCAAAACAGTCCAGCAAAGAAATCAGGCTCCAAGGAAGCTGAAAAGGCACCGGTTAGATTTTccaacaaaagtaaaataaatcagtCTGAATTTGGAATGCGAATGAGTACAAGGTCAGCATCATGTTCAGCTGATAAAAATGCTACTAACtccattaataaaaatatagtaacTGTGAAGGGACAATCTCAATCTtcacaaaagaagaaattatgtCAGGAAAAATTATCACTTGTAACTTTCAAAGGGAATGAACAGCTTAACCGCAGATCACAAAGACTGCAACAGTTAACAGAGTGTACAACAAGGTCTTTGCGCAGTAGAGAGATTCAGGGTCAAATTCACACAGTTAAACAGAATTTGCAACCATCAAGAAAAGAACAGTGGAACAGTACTCAATGTAATAAAGTAAATCAAAAGCATGTGAAAAGGAAAGTGCTTGAAATAAAGTCTGATTGTAAGGAGGACAGACATTCAGTTACAAATGAAGTAATAAATTCTCCCAAAGGAAAGAAGCGCAAAGTACAGCATCAGACAACTTCTACTTGTAGTTCTCAGTGTAACCAAGGATCTGAAAAATGTCTCCAGAAGACTATTagaaaagaagatataaaacCCGTGCCTGTAACTGCtgagattaaaaaattaaaagcagctACTTCAGTGGTCTCTAAAAAGAATGAACTGAGAAAATCAGCTCATACACAAGTGAGTACTAGCACAAAATTCCCCCAAACTCCACTGCCATTAGTGCCTGAACACAGTATTGACCATGAATCGGAGCAAGCTGGAAAGAGCAAAAGAGGGAGCATTCTCCAACTTTGTGAAGAAATTGCTGGTGAAATTGAATCAGATACTGTAGAGGTAAAAAAGGAATTGTCATGTGTGGAAAGTGTAAAGGAGGAGAAGCCTGCAGAAGTAAAATTGGAAGGGACTGATGCTGAAAGACAAATACTCCATAAAGAAACAAACCAGGATGTGCAGTGCAATCGTTTCTTTCCCAGTAGGAAAACAAAGCCAGTGAAATGCATACTAAATGGAATAAATAGCTCAACGAAGAAGAACTCCAACTGGACTAAAATTAAACTCTCAAAATTTAACTCTGTGCAGCAACATAAATTGGACTCTCAAGTGTCTCCtaagttgagcttattacaaacTGGTTTGTCAACACCAGTTTTAGAAATGCCTCATCCAGTGTCTCAAAGTATGTTTTTAGAGATGAAACCGCATGATAATATAACTTGCCAACGGGATAAAATGAAAGGAATTAAATCTGAAGAagttaaaattaataatattgcTATTGAAATTAATAAAGGCACAAAAAGGGCTCCTGGAAATTGTAATTTGGATAATCATATTAAACCCTCTCCTGACTCATTATTGGATAATCAGATGAAACATTCTTGTGAGTCAGCACCAGATCAG AATTTCAGCATATGTTCAGCGTCTGAGGTGGAGACTAATCCTTTAGAAAACACTGCTGCTGTTTCAACTCTTCTCAGTCAAGCTAAGATTGATGGGGACAGAAAATTTCCAG GTTCAGCTCCTAATCAGCAGCACAGTGTACTCAGTAATGAAGCATCTATCAACAGAAAGAACAG GGATATACCACCAAATCATTCTCAGCTGAAGTGTAATTCTCATTTAGAGATAACAATTCCAAAGTCCTTGAAACTGAAAGACTCAGAGAAAGTGGATGAAAAACAGCTGGTCATA GATGCAGGACACAAAAGATTTGGAGCAGTGTCCTGTAATATCTGTGGAATGCTCTATACGGCTTCAAATCCAGAAGATGAAACCCAGCACCTGCTTTTCCACAACCAGTTTATAAGTGCTGTAAAGTATGTG GTTCTGCTCATTAATCACCACGAGTGTGGATCTGAAGAAGAGTTTATTACCTCTCTTTTTTTGAGTATGTCTAACTTCAGATACACACAACGTAGCCTCCTTCCCTATTAG